One Mya arenaria isolate MELC-2E11 chromosome 7, ASM2691426v1 genomic window carries:
- the LOC128241132 gene encoding uncharacterized protein LOC128241132, whose protein sequence is MVQLKTYNCRDMQVFEQKVTMTSVSRVLIVTILVGAAYGNSTSSAVIKTVEQDVTFTCGIQNISTYPTWTKANLMNHEEDSFNTAVSSKPRSLRMSTRIRIDDNSLLLMNLGLNDSGYYTCSVPGQGNYTITLTVIQPAGITK, encoded by the exons ATGGTGCAGCTCAAAACCTATAACTGTAGG gACATGCAAGTATTTGAGCAAAAGGTGACCATGACTTCGGTATCTAGAGTATTAATCG TTACTATTTTGGTTGGTGCCGCTTATGGAAACTCGACATCAAGTGCTGTAATCAAAACAGTTGAACAGGATGTCACATTCACATGTGGTATCCAAAACATTTCCACATACCCAACATGGACAAAGGCCAACCTCATGAACCACGAAGAAGACAGTTTTAACACAGCTGTGTCATCAAAGCCAAGGTCACTCAGAATGTCAACAAGGATTCGAATTGACGACAACAGTCTGCTGCTGATGAATCTGGGCCTGAATGACAGCGGGTATTACACTTGCTCTGTCCCTGGCCAAGGAAATTATACCATTACTTTGACTGTCATTCAACCCGCAG GAATCACCAAATAG